One Aegilops tauschii subsp. strangulata cultivar AL8/78 chromosome 7, Aet v6.0, whole genome shotgun sequence genomic window carries:
- the LOC109734486 gene encoding uncharacterized protein: MDPDVVAISQESNSSSDAIRLRGANPLHQMLMVVEFGSSPFDVGMGHEESDDELSLVFYEAVQQCRDKKELGGQWFRHTIPFLVEVTGHRFRVWFEYTVDFSFMCMEGAVRCFNEKDRVMSWNQPVWRLLVSLQVWSMGGECGLIKENGRRFSAKLGYLGCYYLGSRYRASTARRPWSWRVHRTLLGEVLGRFVDVGPRRRSDLHAVHECRNLHLEAKIGELDLPRDATLHLTRYPDAWSRTSQIAAAATTDMGVSNETAELFKRFIHDGKVQIDPLAQHLGVPNCSPWTDFEHVTKMLYTRDIVLLVKKFLAGAKATNERQAGTAVEYLDVLLRSGVIGVLVRLYSTGSMLHYLRANSVIICLLYPEISGILPRLEVCFLPLLLELCRLIPAASGKGRSNLLYEKCRHRLVAVLSLFERTPSLRMPKMPQEWLIKLEGASPSSERRSSLATKEQHQQDATHNILPGLVTLEQHQRDMVDDIWVVLGQLDMWSVTDRHLAGAILATCTAHAACLNALVLGTSADRSRCKDISRIVVKHKDLLGAMLPEMDATSSALMLFDDEPHALEMLIDWSQLLPDSFRYVSEAASHVLHGRLFVEFQDEEAIGEGVAREWISLLAGRPLTLDDVANADPSAHASCKKILEMDPDLVDSDALGLTFAREVGVFGSGEVIELLPGGRDIVVDSKNRGRYIDLLIQSLFMASTKDQLTHFAKGFSYMLVKPELRKHFFLSLHLEDLDSMLGGRIGNIDVQEWKEYTRYDGGGAVKSMMVEEQRRLLFFWTSVEYLPFDGFRGLDLGSGLVISKASSKTSEHLPSSSTYIYRLNLPVYTSFAMMLSRLQKITQEHEKCVTFTPFYFCEHSKREFSALRFGVRFFTSIQEFNDNNCGSGTLVLRGT; the protein is encoded by the exons ATGGATCCCGATGTCGTCGCTATCTCTCAAGAGTCAAACTCCTCATCTGACGCAATCCGGCTCAGGGGAG CCAACCCACTGCACCAGATGCTGATGGTCGTTGAGTTTGGATCTTCACCGTTCGATGTTGGCATGGGACATGAGGAGAGCGACGACGAGTTGTCATTAGTCTTCTATGAAGCTGTGCAGCAGTgcagagacaagaaggaactcgGCGG ACAATGGTTCCGCCACACTATTCCTTTCCTCGTGGAGGTGACAGGGCACCGGTTTAGAGTTTGGTTCGAGTACACGGTTGACTTCAGCTTCATGTGCATGGAAGGCGCCGTTCGATGCTTCAACGAGAAGGACCGTGTCATGAGTTGGAACCAGCCAGTGTGGAGGCTGCTGGTCTCTCTTCAAGTTTGG TCAATGGGAGGTGAGTGTGGGTTGATTAAAGAAAACGGTAGGAGGTTTTCTGCAAAA TTAGGGTACCTGGGGTGCTATTACCTCGGCTCACGGTACAGAGCATCGACGGCAAGACGACCGTGGTCGTGGCGGGTCCACAGGACACTTTTAGGCGAGGTGCTTGGTCGCTTCGTGGACGTGGGACCCAGGAGGAGAAGTGACCTCCATGCCGTGCACGAGTGTCGGAACCTCCACCTCGAGGCGAAAATCGGCGAGCTGGACCTCCCGCGCGACGCCACTTTGCACTTAACCCGATATCCCGACGCATGGAGCCGCACATCTCAGATTGCCGCGGCGGCCACAACCGACATGGGCGTCTCTAACGAAACTGCCGAGTTGTTCAAGAGGTTCATACACGACGGCAAAGTCCAAATTGATCCACTGGCACAACATCTCGGTGTCCCCAACTGCTCACCGTGGACCGACTTTGAGCATGTCACCAAGATGCTTTACACCAGGGACATCGTCCTGCTCGTCAAGAAGTTCCTTGCCGGCGCCAAAGCCACCAACGAGAGACAAGCAGGGACGGCCGTGGAGTACCTCGACGTCCTCCTGCGCAGCGGTGTCATCGGGGTTCTGGTCCGCCTCTACTCCACCGGCTCTATGCTGCATTACTTAAGAGCCAATTCGGTGATCATCTGCCTCCTGTATCCGGAGATAAGCGGCATACTCCCTCGCCTTGAGGTGTGCTTTCTCCCACTCTTGTTGGAGTTATGTCGGTTGATACCCGCCGCCTCCGGCAAAGGCAGAAGCAACCTGCTCTACGAGAAGTGTAGGCACAGGCTGGTGGCAGTGCTCTCTTTGTTCGAGCGGACGCCGTCGCTACGCATGCCGAAGATGCCTCAAGAGTGGTTGATCAA GTTGGAGGGAGCCTCGCCGTCGAGCGAGCGGAGGTCAAGTTTGGCGACCAAGGAGCAACACCAGCAGGACGCGACTCACAACATCTTGCCGGGTTTGGTGACCTTGGAGCAGCACCAGCGGGATATGGTTGACGACATCTGGGTGGTGCTAGGCCAACTAGATATGTGGTCCGTGACGGACCGCCACTTGGCCGGCGCCATCCTGGCCACCTGCACGGCGCACGCGGCGTGCCTGAATGCGCTCGTGCTCGGTACCAGCGCCGACAGGAGCCGGTGCAAGGACATCAGCCGGATTGTCGTCAAGCACAAGGACCTCCTCGG AGCGATGCTACCGGAAATGGACGCAACGTCGTCAGCGCTCATGCTGTTTGACGATGAGCCTCATGCGCTTGAGATGCTCATTGATTGGTCGCAGCTGCTGCCCGACTCCTTCAGATATGTCTCCGAGGCGGCGAGCCACGTGCTCCATGGTCGCCTGTTCGTGGAGTTCCAGGACGAGGAGGCCATTGGCGAGGGGGTAGCAAGGGAGTGGATCTCCCTG CTAGCCGGGAGGCCTCTCACCCTGGACGACGTTGCAAACGCAGACCCAAGTGCGCATGCAAGCTGCAAGAAAATCCTAGAGATGGATCCTGATCTCGTCGATTCAGACGCGCTGGGTCTCACATTTGCGAGGGAAGTTGGGGTATTTGGCTCAGGGGAGGTCATTGAGCTCCTTCCGGGAGGGAGAGATATCGTTGTCGATAGCAAAAACAGAGGCCGGTACATCGATCTGCTAATCCAAAGTCTCTTCATGGCCAGCACCAAAGATCAACTAACTCATTTCGCTAAGGGATTTTCCTACATGCTCGTAAAGCCGGAATTGCGGAAACATTTCTTCCTGAGCTTGCATTTGGAAGATCTTGACAGTATGCTGGGCGGGCGCATCGGCAACATTGATGTGCAGGAATGGAAAGAATATACCAGATATGATGGGGGGGGG GCCGTGAAGAGCATGATGGTTGAAGAGCAGAGACGATTGCTCTTCTTCTGGACCTCTGTCGAATATTTGCCATTTGACGGTTTCCGCGGGCTAGACCTAGGTAGTGGTCTAGTCATATCTAAAGCATCATCGAAGACCTCGGAGCATCTCCCTTCATCGTCCACCTACATTTATCGACTGAACCTGCCAGTGTATACCTCCTTCGCCATGATGTTGAGCCGGCTACAGAAGATCACCCAGGAGCAT GAAAAGTGTGTCACTTTTACACCCTTCTACTTTTGTGAGCATTCGAAACGAGAGTTCTCGGCTCTCAG ATTTGGTGTGAGGTTCTTCACATCTATTCAAGAATTCAACGACAACAACTGCGGCTCCGGGACGCTGGTCCTTAGGGGCACGTGA